Sequence from the Bacillus thuringiensis genome:
TTTTACTTTCTAAATTTTTATACTAAAAAACACCACCTCGTCATTAGGTGGTGTTTTCAATATTACATATAGAGATTTCACTTAACTTTACTATTTTTTCTATCTATACATCGTTCTCCCCATACGGTCAATTGATTTAATACATTTTGCAAAGACCACCCATAATCAGTTAAGGAGTATTCTACTCGGGGTGGAATTTCTTTATAGATTTCACGTGTAATCACACCATCATCTTCCAGCTCACGTAGTTGTTGCGTCAACATTCTAACAGAAATTTCAGGAATTAGACGCTGCAACTCACTCGTTCGCTTCGTTCCTTTCGTTAAGTGACATAAAATGACGACCTTCCACTTTCCCCCGATAATTTCTAAAGTTGCTTCTATCGGTATATTATATTGTTTCACGCGATCTCCCCTCCTTTTTCTAAATTTCTTCTCTATTGTTGCGTAAAAACAGATAATTTTCTATACGGCACATTTTAGTTCCTACAGCACAAAAAAGTACCTATATTACAAAAAAGTAATTATGCCGTTTAAAAATCTCCCTCTATACAAAAAGAAAAAACGAACGTATTCTCGTTCGTTTTTTCCTTCTTTATTCAGCTGCTGTTAAAAGCATAGACGTGTTACCATTCTTTTCAAGATGATTTTCTCCCCAATTACAAAGAGAATCAAGTATAACATCTAAAGAATGACCGTAATCCGTTAAAGAATACTCTACTTTTGGCGGCACTTGATTATACACTTTTCTCTCGATTACACCATCTTCTTCTAATTCACGTAATTGTTGCGTTAACATCTTTTGTGTAATACCAGACATTAATTGCTTTAATTCGCACGTTCTCTTTTTGTCTTTCTTTAAATGACAAAGGATTACTACTTTCCACTTCCCACCGATAACCTCTAAAGTCGCCTCCACAGGAATATTGTATGTTTTCATATAAAAATCTCCTTTAATAATGTTATAAGGCAATTGAGCTAAAGATTTAAATATTACTTTTAAGTATCTATAGCACCTTAAAGTACGTACTTTTTATTGTATTAAACATGTTTCATAATAGCATACGTAAACAGCAGATGAGTAGTACGGCACTTTAAAGTACCTGTATTACTTTTTAGTATCTATATCACTTTAAAGTACGTACTTTTCAATATGTAAAATACATTTCATAATAGCATTTGTAAGAGTTGAGTGAGTCATGCAGTATTAGAAATTACATTTTTGTGCTCGTACTTTAAAGTGAGTATTTTTATCATGCATTTTGTCAGACGATGAAATGCTATATATTGATTTTCAAAATCTTTAATCCATTTTCAAATACACTTTAGGAGGATATCTATAATGAGTAAATTACTAAATGAAAAAATCGGTTTTGGTACAGCACCACTAGGAAATATGTACCGTAATATCCCAGAAGAAGAAGCAATCGCTACAGTAGATGCTGCTTGGGATAATGGCGTTCGTTACTTTGATACAGCTCCACTTTATGGATCTGGCTTAGCGGAGATTCGTCTTGGTGAAGCACTATCAAAAAGAAATCGTGATGATTACTTTTTAAGCACAAAAGTAGGTCGAACGATTTCAGATGAACTAGAAGATCCATCTGCACGTGATTTAGGTGAAAAAGGTGGACTGTTCGAATTTGGTCGTAAAAATAAAATGATCAATGATTATAGCGCAGATGCAACACTTCGTTCTATCGAGCAAAGTCTGAAACGTTTAAAAACAGATCGACTAGACTTTGTTTTCATTCATGATTTAGCACAAGATTTTTATGGTGATGAGTGGATTTCACAATTTGAAATTGCTCGAACAGGAGCATTCCGTGCGCTAACACGCTTACGTGAAGAAGGCGTCATTAAAGGCTGGGGACTTGGAGTAAACAAAGTAGAATCGATTGAACTTATGCTTGATTTAGAAGAAGCGAAGCCAAATATATCTTTACTAGCTGGTCGTTATTCATTACTAGACCACGAGCGTGCATTGCAACGAGTAATGCCTGCAGCTGTTAAGCATAATATGGATATTGTTGTTGGTGGCCCATATAGCTCAGGTATTCTTGCTGGAGGCGCTCACTTCGAATATCAAAAAGCATCGCCAGAAATTATTGCAAAAGTTGAGAAAATCAAAGCTCTTGCAGATCGTCACGAAATCAGCATCAAAGCTGCTGCATTACAATTTTCACTAGCGAATCCAGCAGTTGCTGCTGTTGTTCCTGGTGCAAGTAAACCAGAACGAATTGTAGAAGATCAAAACGCCTTAAACACAATAATTCCAGCAGCATTCTGGGAAGAAATGCGCGAACAAAAACTAGTAGCACCTAATGCACCACTACCAATCAACGTAAAATAATTTAAAACCTTAATCAGTGGGAGCATCCCCCACTGATTATTTGCTTGCAAATATCGAGATAAAAAGGAGCGTAATGAACATGGCACATACTACTACATCTATGGAAGTTTTCGGTTCACCTGAACAAGTATGGCAATTAATCGGCGGTTTCAACTCCCTTCCAGACTGGTTACCTTATATACCGAGCAGTAAATTAACGGAAGGCGGTCGTGTACGTCATCTAGCTAATCCAGATGGCGATACAATTATAGAACGATTAGAAGTATTCAATGAGAAAGAGCGCTACTACACGTATTCAATCATGAATGCACCGTTCCCAGTCACAAATTATTTATCTACAATCCAGGTTAAAGAAGGTACTGAAAGTAACACATCATTAGTAGAGTGGTCTGGTACATTCACTCCTGTTGAGGTTAGTGATGAAGAGGCAATAAATCTGTTTCATGGTATTTACAGTGATGGATTGAAAGCATTGCAGCAAGCGTTTCTAGACTGACTACTAAAAACAATGAAAAGCAAAGCGATATCGCTTTGCTTTTTTATAAAATCCCTTTTAACTTTTCACCAATTAACTTCGCTACATACTCATAGCCTTCTGGTCCAAAGTGTAATCCATCTTTTTCATCATTTTCTACAAACCTTTTATAATTCAGTTCTTGAATCATTTCAGCATACAAATTTAGAAAATAGCTTCCTGTTTCTTTCGCCACTTCCTCTACCACGTCTGCATACTGACCGAGCACTTCATTTGTTCTATTATGCTGCCTCTCTTCATCAACTGGGGCAGGACTAATAAGCAGTACTTTACCTGACGAAATATGTTTCACAATCTTCTCTAAATTTTCTTTGTATGCTTGTAATGACCCTTGTGAAAAAGAAACTGCATCATTCGTGCCAAGAAAAACTGTTACGAAATCTGGTTTATGTGATAATACATCTTCTTCAATCCTATTTAACGCATCGAATGTATTATCACCTGGAACACCTGCATTCACCACTTCCCAATTTAAGAATATCCTTTGTAACCTTGGTGTTAATCTAGGTGTACCATCAAAAAATACATCATCAGCTGTAATACTATCACCGAAGCATACTAACGTTTTCATTAGACTTTCTCTCCTTTTACGTATGAAACAACTTTCCTTCTACCGCCTTAATATATCTTTCAGCAGAACGTTCCACTGCCTCATTTGCATTCTCTTTTACTACGCGATGAAAAGCGTTGTATAAACGATCAAACTGTAACGGCTTCACTCGATTCACCATTTCTTCCACTTTTCTCGCTGGTAATGGAATTAAGTTTGGATAGCTATACATAAAGCTTACCCATCGCTCATCTGCTACAACTTGAATAATATCACCTGTTAACAAAATTCCTTTTCCATCATTACCTTCTTCCCAATGTAAGACAGATCCACCTTTAAAATGACCTCCTAAACGATGAATGACCAAGCCATCAGCTAACTGTAAAGACTCACCAGACCAATAAATAATACGACTACTTGGGCGCATTACCCACTCTTTATCATCTTCGTGTATATAAATTGGTACATCAAATGTCTCTGCCCATTCTACTTGCGTTGAATAATAATGCGGGTGAGATAATGCAATTGCATCTAATCCACCAAGCTCTTTTATTTTCGTAATTGTCGTTTCATCTAAATAAGTAATACAGTCCCACAGTAAACGATATGACTCTGTTTTCACTACATATGTCGTTTGACCGATCGCAAATCCTGGTTTTGTTGTAATACTATAAAGCCCATTTTCTTCTTCGATTATTTCATTTTTATATGTATCATCTGTTTGCAAATTTTCTAAAGTCGTCCAAGACTGCCCTTTCGGATTCACATACTGCCTTTCTTCATCACAAATATGACAACTCACCGGTTCTTCTACACTCGCTGCATACTGCACGCCACACGTTGTACAAACGCAATTTTTCATCATAATTCCCCCTATCCCTATATTTTTATTAAGCTGATTTTTGTTGATAATGATCTGTTTTTTTATTTTCAATTAATAAACTTATAAAAGTAAGTAAATAAACAGCTGTAACCGATAATGGAATTACAGTAAATCCTTTTTCTGCAAAAAAATCCCGCAAACTGACGTTACGAATACAGTCCCTACTGACAATAAACCATAACTTTTGCTTTCATAAATCCATACGTACGGTACAAAATGAACACCTATTAACATTGCTACTACAAAAGGTAACCATTCCGGAAATTGAAAATAGGCAAGTAATACAAGCGGAATATTCAATACATTTATCCCACCAATTAATCCTGCTAAAATCCCTAACGGATTTCCTTTCGCAAACATATCAATTTTCAATATAGCAGCTATCATTAAGCCGGAAGGAAATACACATCCCATACCGATTAAATATACCCACACCACTTGTTTTTCAGAAAGAACAAAGCCCGCTATACTCATAACTATCCAAAATAAAACACCAGCTAATATAATCGGTAATCCTCTCTTCGTTTTGATTGCTAAATCCTTTTTCGCTTCTGCAACATTCATCTCACCATCTCCCCAAAAATATTTGTGCTATAAAGTAGTCTCAACCTCGCCCATCCAATAACGCCAAGCTGCTAAATAATCTTCTAAATCTTTCGGGTGGTGTCTTAAACACGTATCTATACGCAAATATAATCCTATGACTATTTTTTCATATAAATCACTTTCTTTTTTATGAAATACACACTGTTTCATCGCATAATTAATTGTTTCTTTTGTTACATCTTCCGGGGTTGAACAGAATGCATAAATTAAATCGTATATAGGATCTCCTAACACTGGTAAGGGATCAATTACACCATGCAGCTTATTCTCTTGAAATATAAAATTATGGAATCCAAGATCACCATGTAATAAAAATGGCTGATTTATTCCAGCGTCCCTCTTTGCTAGTTTAAGAACAATTCTATACTCTTCTTTACTTATGTAACGTTTTACATTTTCATAAGCTTCCATTACATTTGTCGTTAAAAATTCATTCCAAGATTGAACCGGACTTTCTTTCCATCCTCAACCATCTTTACCTGAAACTATTTCATACTTATTAATAACTTCTTTTACAAGGGTACTAAGCGTACTTCGTTTATGTCCCTGTTCGCAAGAAGTACTACCTTCAAGGAAAGAATACACAATATATGTATGGAAAGGTTCCTTATACAAAAGCTTTGCAAACAAAGTATTTCCTTCATAAAAAGAAAGAAAATTAGCTTCTTCACGTATCACTTCCGCTTCATTCAGCTTTACAACATATTTTCCGTCCAACAAATATACTGTACTTGTCGTTCCTCCGTTCAACACTTTTATGCTATTTGGATAAATCGAAATCACGTTCTCCTTAACTAGTTGTGCAGCAATTATTGAAATGTCCATTCCTTCACCCTTCAATTCCGAAGATTCCCTCAATTCAAAAGACAACTTTACTATTATTTGACAAACATAAGGGAATTCCTCCTAAAAATCTTAATATAACAAAAAATAATTTTATTTCATTGCAACTGTTTCCTTCAATATTTCATCAAATAATTCATTCCATTTATGATAATGTGATACAATTTCTTCACTCCAAATGATCTTCATTTAATCTAGTAATTTCTATTAAATTATCTCTTTCTTTTAACTTACGAGCTAAACTTTCTACACCAAAAACTTCTGTAAATGTGTGGCTACCTACTATTAAGTTAATGCCTTTAAATTTCGCATGTTGCACTGTGTATAATGTTTTTTCTCCAGTTATATACGTGTCACACCCTTTTTCTAATGCACGTTCAATCAAATTTGTATTGTTCCCTGCACCAGTTAAAATCGCAATTCGTTTTACTGGTTTATCATGGTTTCTCCAGCTCTTCACTTTCTCTTCCATTTTTTCTTCAAGCCTTTCAACCAAGTTTAAAAATGCAATCGGTGCTTTAAATTCTCCTATTCCAGGTAATTCCTCTTCCTCATACGCAGAGTATTCTAAAATTGTATCTATCGCAATTTCATTAAATAATGATGTACACGTACCAAATTCAATAAAATCTAACGGCAAATGAATCCAAAAATGATTCATTTCATATTGTTTTAATTTCTCAATACAAGCCTCTTCCATTCCAAATAAAAAACTCCACGGTGCATGATGTGTAACTATCATGTCGACTCCATTTTTATACCCTTCTTCAATCGTCTCTAACGTCAAATTTGTTGTGTAACCAATTTTGTGAAATTCATCTTTACTTATATGAGTAAATCCATATTCATCATCACCGTATTTATGAAGATGCTCTCCAAATAATGATGTTATATATTCATTAAACTGCGTTATATTCATTTTTATTTCTCCTTTCATTTACTTTTATATTTCATAAATAAGGAAATACTAACAACAACGTTACATACATATAGGAGGACAATATGAAACCTGAATTTTTAAAAGCTGTACATGATGCCATCGGAAATGTCGAACACATTCATATAGAGGAAAGCGGTGCTGACAGTTTACTTATCCATCATGATGATGCACAGCAGTTACAACAAGTCGCTAAAACGCTAGAAAATAACAATTTTCGCTCTGCTTTAAGAACAACTGGAGACGCTTCGTATATTGAAGTATTGAACAGATAATGAAAGTCCGGATGTATGCCGGGCTTTCTTTTTTATATTGAAACTTCAAATTCTTTCACATACACCGCTGTTCCAGCAATATCAATATGTAAATTCGCATTCCCTTCAACTTTCGTTACATACACCGTTACACGACCATCTTTACGTATTTCCTGTCCTTGTTCAACAATTAACTCCATTTCATGGTCAAAATCTTTTTCCAAATATGTCGCATAATACGCTCCCATTACACCTGAAGCCGTTCCTGTCACTGGATCTTCAATCGTTCCAGCATAAGCAGATGCGAAATGACGCCCATGCATTTGTGCTAGTTCATCATAAGTTTCTAGACAAATTGGGTGAATAGAAGCGTTAGGTATTTCTTTTAATACTGATGGAAACATCTCATTGTTAGGCTTCATTCTCTCACATGCATCAAGGTTTTTAATCGGTACAATTACAGTCCAGTTCCCTGTACTTCCATATACAATCGGTAAACTTACATCTAAATCATTTACTTCTAAACCGATACTATGAGCTAATTCTTCTGTTGAACCTGTAAAATCTTTAAACTGAGGTGTAGCCTGCCTCATTTTAATAAAGGTTCCTTCCTTTTCATTTACATCTATTTGTATCGGTAAAATCCCTGCCTTCGTTTCAATCGTAATATTTGTTTTCTCTTCTAATAAACCTCTTTCACGTAAGGCGTATATAGTTCCAACTGTCCCATGACCACATAAATCCATTTCATAACCAGGTGTAAAATAACGCATTCTTATATCTGCTACTTCTGAGGAAAGAACAAAAGTTGTTTCGTTATATCCAACTTTTTCAGCAATACGCTGCATTTCCTCTTCTGTTAATCCATCTGCCTCTAATACAATACCTGCTGGATTCCCCATATTTGGTTTATTTGTAAATGCGTCATAATGAAATACATTTATAGTCTTCATTTTTTTCTCCTAACTTTCTTTAAAAATTTTATAATAAAGCTCTATCTCCGTTTTCACCGAACAATTATTTCTCCAAAATATCCTCTGCATCTTTTCATTTGAAGTATGTGTGCTTCCGATATAATAAGTAGCGCCCATTTCCTTTAACATATGTAAAGATTGAAGATGAATTTGTGAACTAATTCCTTTCCCGCGATAATAAGGCATTATCCCAAAATAAAATAACCGTCCTTCACTTTCTGTTCCGGGTTCTATATGCGGTATGGACATACCAATCGGCTCATTTTTATCATAAAAAACAATGCATGACTTTTCCCAACCTTTACCTAACTCTGTTTGCACTGAATAAAAATGATCATCGATAGTTAAAATTGAAGTTTGATTCCCTGAACCCGACATACATTGTTCCCAAATATATTTAAATTCTTTTTCCGGTAACGTTCCTTCTGCTATTGATCGATATGTATATTGTCTTTCAAGCTCTTCTACATTGTTCAATTCTCTACATACTTCTATCTTTGCGGCATACAAAGAAAAACCGGCATCAAGTAACACTTTTGCACTTGAGTTATAACTACTAAACCTCTTGTTTAATACAATACTCGCTCTTTTTAACTCCCAATTAAAACAAACCTCTTCAAATCTACTTATCTTTTCTTTATATGTTTGTACGTTATACAAAACGTCTTCTTCTATCTCTTCAATTGTTACTGCATTTGGTAAACCATTTAATACTTTTTTAGAAGGACCAAGCAGATTCTGAATGATTGCAAGATCGTATATCACCACTTTAATTCACCTACACCTGGCTCAATAAACTTCCCTGAAACATCCTCGTTTGAATCTATTACCCAATCATATATATTTTTTGCTCCTTCAGCCGGAGTCATATTCGCATCAAAGGCACCAATATCAGTTTTTAATTTTCCTGGGTGAATGGCAGTTACACTTATTCCTTTATTCTCAAACTCTTGTTGTAAGCAAAGTGTTAACATATTTTGCGCAGCTTTAGCAATTCGATATGAATATGAGAACTGGCCTTGCGGAAACTCTTTGTTCGCCATTTTATGTAATGATCCTAATCGAGAGGACACATTTATGATTCTCGGATGATCCGATTTAGTTAACGCCACATATGTACCTTTTACAGCCCGAATTACACCTAAGCAATGAATATTAAATAAGTCCGTTAACTCTTCTGAATTCGTATGTAAAACCTCAGTCTCCTTCCCAGTAATGCCAGCGTTATTTATAACTAGATCAATATACTCTGTATATTCCTCAAGCTGGTTTTTAATTTGCTCTTTACTCTCATCAGCCGATAAGTCTGCCAATATAGGAAAACATCTACAACTAAACATTTGCTTCAATTGCGTTACCGCAACCTCAGTTCTAACTAATGGGTAAACAATATGCCCTTTTTCGTGAAATACTTTTACTAGCTGTAACCCTAATCCACGATTTCCACCTGTAATAAATACTCTCATCTATTCATCTCCTTATTTTTAAAATAAATAAGAAAATCCATCCACTTACCATTCTCTAATGAAAACGCCTCTCTCTTGCATTCAAAAGAAAAACCTGCTCTTTCCGCAAGACGAACGGATGGCTCATTATCAACACGTATATGCAATTCAATTCTATGAAAATGAAGACGATTAAAAAATAACGGCAACGCAGCTTTTACACTTTCTACTCCGTATCCATTTTTCCAATATTGGTTATGAATAGAGTAGCCCATCATTGCCCACTGATAATCCAGACGTAAAATTTTTATAAGCTCTAGCTTACCAATATTAGCTCCGTCTTCTTTACGAAAAATACCTAGTACATACATCTCATCTCGATGTGCTGCTTCATCAAATCCCCTTATCCATTCCGTGAACCATTCTTTTGTTGATGATGCCATAACTTGATAACCATCGTCGTATTTATACTGCGATGGCAGCCTCTTGTTAAATCCATCTAACCAACTTTCATAATCAGCTTTTTGAAATGGACGGATAATGAGTCTCTCTGTCTCTACCTCTAATAGCGGCAGCTTCATTTACATCTCTTCCCTTGATTAATATTAGAATATTCTTTATTATCTTACACAAAATACAAAATCTAGTAAATTATTATGTTTTTGATACATAAAAACCCAGTCATGCTTTATACATAACTGGGTTCTCCATCGTTTCATAATTTTCTATTTCACAAGAACTGCATCTCGTAATTCCCTCTTCAACACTTTTCCTAAAGCGTTTTTCGGTAACTCATCTATGAATACTACTTCTGGTATTTTGTAACTTGCTAATTTCTCTTTACAATACTGAAGAATACTTTCTTCTGTTAATGTTGTTTCGCTATCCTTCACAAGATAAGCTCTTGGAACCTCTCCCCAAAAGTCATCTGGAACTCCAACTACTGCAACTTCTAAAACACCATGTATTTCATGAATGACATCTTCTACTTGATCTGGATATACATTGTCACCACCGCGTATAATAACGTCTTTATATCTTCCCATAATATGCAGGAATCCATCGTCATCTATCATGCCAGCATCACCCATGTTAAACCAGTTATCTTTTACTACCTTCTTTGTCGCCTTTTCATTATTCCAATACCCTTTAAACATGTATGGACTTTTCACATGAATCTCTCCAACTTCATTTGTTGTTAGTTCATGTCCTGTTTCCGGATGAACAATTTTCACCTCTACATTTTTCAAGGTTTTTCCTACAGAAGACATCTTTTCTTTTCCCATCATTGGATGCCATGAGGTTACAACCCAACCTTCTGTACTACCATAGCCTTGCACCATATAGATTCCTTTTTCCATATATTTTTGGATGAGTGTTTCTGGCACTTTTGTTCCACCGCTTTGTGCTACTTTAAAAGTAGAAATGTTACGTTCTTTTTTATTTAGTTCATCAAGCATATAGCTATAAACAGCTGGGAATGCAAGCATCGTAGTAATTTTCTCTTCTTCAATCTTATCCCAAATAAGAGTAGGATTCGAATCAGCTAAGAAGATCATCGTAACACCATGATAAATGCAATTTAAAATAGAAAGCACGCCACTCATATGAAACAATGGATGCACCGATAAAAAGCGTTCACCTGCTGGAATTTCTCTTTGTCCAGCAATCTCAGCAAAATAATGATGTAAGTTTTTATGTCCAATTACACATGCTTTTGCCTGTCCAGTCGTTCCTGAAGTAAATAAGTAAATCGCATCATCATCTTCCTGAACTTCTACGTTCGGTTCTGTCGTTGGCTGTTCTTGCAATTCTAATTCAAATGAACCAAAGCCTTCTTTTGTCGTTTTAATTACATAAGGAATTTCTTTAACGGCATCAATTTTTAATAACACTTCACTAAATTCTTCATCAATAACTAACACTTTTAATTTCG
This genomic interval carries:
- a CDS encoding winged helix-turn-helix transcriptional regulator, which codes for MKQYNIPIEATLEIIGGKWKVVILCHLTKGTKRTSELQRLIPEISVRMLTQQLRELEDDGVITREIYKEIPPRVEYSLTDYGWSLQNVLNQLTVWGERCIDRKNSKVK
- a CDS encoding winged helix-turn-helix transcriptional regulator gives rise to the protein MKTYNIPVEATLEVIGGKWKVVILCHLKKDKKRTCELKQLMSGITQKMLTQQLRELEEDGVIERKVYNQVPPKVEYSLTDYGHSLDVILDSLCNWGENHLEKNGNTSMLLTAAE
- a CDS encoding aldo/keto reductase is translated as MSKLLNEKIGFGTAPLGNMYRNIPEEEAIATVDAAWDNGVRYFDTAPLYGSGLAEIRLGEALSKRNRDDYFLSTKVGRTISDELEDPSARDLGEKGGLFEFGRKNKMINDYSADATLRSIEQSLKRLKTDRLDFVFIHDLAQDFYGDEWISQFEIARTGAFRALTRLREEGVIKGWGLGVNKVESIELMLDLEEAKPNISLLAGRYSLLDHERALQRVMPAAVKHNMDIVVGGPYSSGILAGGAHFEYQKASPEIIAKVEKIKALADRHEISIKAAALQFSLANPAVAAVVPGASKPERIVEDQNALNTIIPAAFWEEMREQKLVAPNAPLPINVK
- a CDS encoding SRPBCC family protein, with product MAHTTTSMEVFGSPEQVWQLIGGFNSLPDWLPYIPSSKLTEGGRVRHLANPDGDTIIERLEVFNEKERYYTYSIMNAPFPVTNYLSTIQVKEGTESNTSLVEWSGTFTPVEVSDEEAINLFHGIYSDGLKALQQAFLD
- a CDS encoding SGNH/GDSL hydrolase family protein gives rise to the protein MKTLVCFGDSITADDVFFDGTPRLTPRLQRIFLNWEVVNAGVPGDNTFDALNRIEEDVLSHKPDFVTVFLGTNDAVSFSQGSLQAYKENLEKIVKHISSGKVLLISPAPVDEERQHNRTNEVLGQYADVVEEVAKETGSYFLNLYAEMIQELNYKRFVENDEKDGLHFGPEGYEYVAKLIGEKLKGIL
- a CDS encoding MBL fold metallo-hydrolase encodes the protein MMKNCVCTTCGVQYAASVEEPVSCHICDEERQYVNPKGQSWTTLENLQTDDTYKNEIIEEENGLYSITTKPGFAIGQTTYVVKTESYRLLWDCITYLDETTITKIKELGGLDAIALSHPHYYSTQVEWAETFDVPIYIHEDDKEWVMRPSSRIIYWSGESLQLADGLVIHRLGGHFKGGSVLHWEEGNDGKGILLTGDIIQVVADERWVSFMYSYPNLIPLPARKVEEMVNRVKPLQFDRLYNAFHRVVKENANEAVERSAERYIKAVEGKLFHT
- a CDS encoding Nif3-like dinuclear metal center hexameric protein encodes the protein MNITQFNEYITSLFGEHLHKYGDDEYGFTHISKDEFHKIGYTTNLTLETIEEGYKNGVDMIVTHHAPWSFLFGMEEACIEKLKQYEMNHFWIHLPLDFIEFGTCTSLFNEIAIDTILEYSAYEEEELPGIGEFKAPIAFLNLVERLEEKMEEKVKSWRNHDKPVKRIAILTGAGNNTNLIERALEKGCDTYITGEKTLYTVQHAKFKGINLIVGSHTFTEVFGVESLARKLKERDNLIEITRLNEDHLE
- a CDS encoding PhzF family phenazine biosynthesis isomerase, with protein sequence MKTINVFHYDAFTNKPNMGNPAGIVLEADGLTEEEMQRIAEKVGYNETTFVLSSEVADIRMRYFTPGYEMDLCGHGTVGTIYALRERGLLEEKTNITIETKAGILPIQIDVNEKEGTFIKMRQATPQFKDFTGSTEELAHSIGLEVNDLDVSLPIVYGSTGNWTVIVPIKNLDACERMKPNNEMFPSVLKEIPNASIHPICLETYDELAQMHGRHFASAYAGTIEDPVTGTASGVMGAYYATYLEKDFDHEMELIVEQGQEIRKDGRVTVYVTKVEGNANLHIDIAGTAVYVKEFEVSI
- a CDS encoding GNAT family N-acetyltransferase, with the translated sequence MIYDLAIIQNLLGPSKKVLNGLPNAVTIEEIEEDVLYNVQTYKEKISRFEEVCFNWELKRASIVLNKRFSSYNSSAKVLLDAGFSLYAAKIEVCRELNNVEELERQYTYRSIAEGTLPEKEFKYIWEQCMSGSGNQTSILTIDDHFYSVQTELGKGWEKSCIVFYDKNEPIGMSIPHIEPGTESEGRLFYFGIMPYYRGKGISSQIHLQSLHMLKEMGATYYIGSTHTSNEKMQRIFWRNNCSVKTEIELYYKIFKES
- a CDS encoding SDR family NAD(P)-dependent oxidoreductase; protein product: MRVFITGGNRGLGLQLVKVFHEKGHIVYPLVRTEVAVTQLKQMFSCRCFPILADLSADESKEQIKNQLEEYTEYIDLVINNAGITGKETEVLHTNSEELTDLFNIHCLGVIRAVKGTYVALTKSDHPRIINVSSRLGSLHKMANKEFPQGQFSYSYRIAKAAQNMLTLCLQQEFENKGISVTAIHPGKLKTDIGAFDANMTPAEGAKNIYDWVIDSNEDVSGKFIEPGVGELKW
- a CDS encoding GNAT family N-acetyltransferase, which translates into the protein MKLPLLEVETERLIIRPFQKADYESWLDGFNKRLPSQYKYDDGYQVMASSTKEWFTEWIRGFDEAAHRDEMYVLGIFRKEDGANIGKLELIKILRLDYQWAMMGYSIHNQYWKNGYGVESVKAALPLFFNRLHFHRIELHIRVDNEPSVRLAERAGFSFECKREAFSLENGKWMDFLIYFKNKEMNR
- a CDS encoding class I adenylate-forming enzyme family protein codes for the protein MRTMQKLLQKRAMQSPNMEALVGGGKRYSFQQYNERVNQLAHYLLHNGVQRGDRIGILCKNNHPFPSVMMASLKIGAVFIPLNHQLTTYELETIVKEAKLKVLVIDEEFSEVLLKIDAVKEIPYVIKTTKEGFGSFELELQEQPTTEPNVEVQEDDDAIYLFTSGTTGQAKACVIGHKNLHHYFAEIAGQREIPAGERFLSVHPLFHMSGVLSILNCIYHGVTMIFLADSNPTLIWDKIEEEKITTMLAFPAVYSYMLDELNKKERNISTFKVAQSGGTKVPETLIQKYMEKGIYMVQGYGSTEGWVVTSWHPMMGKEKMSSVGKTLKNVEVKIVHPETGHELTTNEVGEIHVKSPYMFKGYWNNEKATKKVVKDNWFNMGDAGMIDDDGFLHIMGRYKDVIIRGGDNVYPDQVEDVIHEIHGVLEVAVVGVPDDFWGEVPRAYLVKDSETTLTEESILQYCKEKLASYKIPEVVFIDELPKNALGKVLKRELRDAVLVK